One region of Cinclus cinclus chromosome 1, bCinCin1.1, whole genome shotgun sequence genomic DNA includes:
- the TXNL4A gene encoding thioredoxin-like protein 4A isoform X3, with protein sequence MYELYDPCTVMFFFRNKHIMIDLGTGNNNKINWAMEDKQEMIDIIETVYRGARKGRGLVVSPKDYSTKYRY encoded by the exons ATGTATGAGTTGTACGATCCCTGTACCGTCATGTTTTTCTTCAG GAACAAACACATCATGATTGATTTAGGTACAGGTAATAACAACAAGATCAACTGGGCAATGGAAGATAAGCAGGAGATGATTGACATTATAGAAACTGTTTATAGAGGAGCCCGCAAAGGTCGAGGTTTGGTGGTATCGCCAAAAGATTATTCCACTAAATACAGATATTGA
- the HSBP1L1 gene encoding LOW QUALITY PROTEIN: heat shock factor-binding protein 1-like protein 1 (The sequence of the model RefSeq protein was modified relative to this genomic sequence to represent the inferred CDS: inserted 1 base in 1 codon), whose translation MKLSSANKGQLVKDSLSPCGALRAGPCTREAGEGSGLELEQELELEQEQEQEQEQEQEQEQEQEQEAMAAAVPPGAAELPQLAENLLGRLQENFQALTEKLTLRMEEMGERISDLEKRVADLMTEAGVENSNEELGLSAICKGXSANSPQVCKLRLSIHSEMCVA comes from the exons ATGAAGCTTTCTTCGGCAAATAAAGGACAGCTCGTTAAGgattccctgtctccctgcgGAGCGCTGCGGGCGGGGCCGTGCACTCGGGAGGCGGGCGAAGGGtcggggctggagctggagcaggagctggagctggagcaggagcaggagcaggagcaggagcaggagcaggagcaggagcaggagcaggagcaggaggcgATGGCGGCCGCCGTCCCGCCGGGAGCCGCGGAGCTGCCGCAGCTG GCGGAAAATCTGCTCGGCCGGCTGCAGGAGAATTTTCAGGCTCTGACGGAAAAGTTAACCCTGAGAA TGGAAGAAATGGGCGAGCGCATCAGTGACCTTGAGAAGCGTGTTGCTGATCTGATGACAGAGGCTGGGGTAGAAAACAGCAATGAAGAGTTGGGA ctGAGTGCCATATGCAAGG CTAGTGCTAACTCACCCCAAGTGTGTAAACTGAGGCTGTCCATTCATAGTGAAATGTGTGTGGCTTGA